A stretch of DNA from Oncorhynchus nerka isolate Pitt River linkage group LG22, Oner_Uvic_2.0, whole genome shotgun sequence:
AATTTATCCACTTTgtaaaagacaaaaaaaatgCATCCTCAAGCATTTACTCAAATCAACCAAATGTCTTGTTGTATAATAAAACAATAAGATGAGAAATCAAGCTGCCAAAACAAAGCTTGTGGGTTCTATTACTGAACAAGTCACAAATACTGAATATGTTGGCCGGTTTCCTGTACACAGATTAAGGCTAGTCCTGGATTAAAAATCTCCATTGAAAGTGCATTTAGTTCATGTGGGTCCTCATTACCTTGCCAGTCTGGATAGATTGTGAAATGCTTTTAGGTTTGTTAAAAAACATAGAGGTGGTACATAGTCATTCGAACAACTTTAATTGTCATCAGTTACTTTAATCTTTGTAAAACCATTACCAAAACATACAAATCAAACTTTTAATTTACAGAAATGTACAGCACTAAGTGTTGCTTACATTGATTGAAAGAAATTTGTTGAATGACACTCACTCCATTCAAAAACAATACTCAAAAGTAATATGTTTGTTCAAAGGCAAAAATGTTTCCAGTGTACACAGGATTGTAGTTGTATATCAGtgctctcttctccacctcttcaTCCTCAAATTTGTGAAAATTCTTTCTAGCTGTTAATGAAAAAAATGATCGGCATAGATTAGAGTGATTAAAACATTAACATGTGGAGTTTGATCTTGAACGCACCCTTCATGGCACAGCCAAGGGGGGTGCATTCAATAACTCTCCCCATTACAATAACGTCACGCTACATATTGAGATGAATACAATAGATTCAGTGATATTTTGCCACACAGTACTGTAATAGCTACCTTCATTGACCACGAAATCAGCCAAAAAGAAAGTGGTCTTAACAGCCGATGGCGAGTGTGGAATGTACGGCCTTGTCCATTCAAATGAATTCTTTTCAGGGTGCCACTGGGTTCCATAGATGGGGAAACCATATGCTACAGAAGAAACATTGAACCTATCAATGTCATCTTATGTAAGTACATGTTCCAGTTTAAGTTACTGTATATACTCTAGTGTTTGCTAAGTTAAAACAATGAATGTGCTTTACCTTCCATAGTTGACACAAACTCTGTTTTCCCATCACTGTTTGTAGTCAAGACTTCGTAGAACTTCCTAAGGTCTGTATTGTTGTTATAACTCTGGAATGCAATGTTGAATGACTAGTTCACAATTAATGCTACAGAGGATACAGAAAAGCCTATGACTTGTGACATTTGGTGATTGTTCAGACACTGCACATGGTCATACCTCCAGAGTGAGACTCAATTCATGAGAGTTTTCAGTGATTGGCTCAGAGGCCAAGGCATCCAGGACATCTGCTGGAAAGCCCTTGAACAGCTTACTCTCTCTGGATCCTGAAAGTGTAATAACTTCACATTACTCCAAATTAGAGACTGTTGTTTTGGTGTGACTGTGAGTGCGTTCGTTCAATCTGATGAGTTATGTTTTTCTCATATCTGTATGTGAACAGGTACAACATACCGTTAGTGAAAACTAGTGGCAACATCACACCACTGGTGTTGGTTTTGGATAGAAGCTTCTTTCCGCTGGTCAGGTATGTCAATTCCTCAAATCCAAGACAGGTACCCCATACAGGGAAATAGTCCCCCCTCGAGTTGGCCTAAAAAGTCCAGATGTTTATATATCACCTTTTCCATTTAGAACAGGTTTT
This window harbors:
- the LOC115104551 gene encoding gamma-glutamyl hydrolase-like: MSSFARLFCFAFSILSSSCTVPKKRNDMPIIGVLAQEVDSPQPQKASYIAASYVKFLESAGARVIPVMINQTLEEYKTLFNSINGILYPGGDASIVSSGYANAARIFYELAIEANSRGDYFPVWGTCLGFEELTYLTSGKKLLSKTNTSGVMLPLVFTNGSRESKLFKGFPADVLDALASEPITENSHELSLTLESYNNNTDLRKFYEVLTTNSDGKTEFVSTMEAYGFPIYGTQWHPEKNSFEWTRPYIPHSPSAVKTTFFLADFVVNEARKNFHKFEDEEVEKRALIYNYNPVYTGNIFAFEQTYYF